A single region of the Brassica rapa cultivar Chiifu-401-42 chromosome A03, CAAS_Brap_v3.01, whole genome shotgun sequence genome encodes:
- the LOC103862216 gene encoding uncharacterized protein LOC103862216: MLKRHYYSNAILHRIIPRFVSQSLMSASSDPFLLRSIGNRLGGGYVHRLDPVRFYNNRTGCNGLFKVCKGGKHNGFALRSCFDSSHKKADQKARALALLHRRLLHGPREEHRGGGNTDLADGRGVGNTTRLQRNDKIVVAVDIDEVLGNFVSALNRFIADRYLSNHSVSEYHVYEFFKIWNCSRNEADIRVHEFFKTSYFKKGIHPLPGAHNTLHKLSRHCELSVVTSRQNAIKDHTLEWLDMHFPGLFKQIHFGNHFALHGESKPKSEICRSFGAEVLIDDNPRYAEECANIGMKVLLFDYENSYPWSKTESVDRHPLVTRVHDWEEVEQQILSLVVSKC; the protein is encoded by the exons ATGTTAAAGAGGCACTACTACTCCAACGCCATTCTCCACAGAATCATCCCACGATTCGTTTCACAATCCCTAATGTCTGCTTCTTCCGATCCCTTTCTTCTCCGATCAATCGGGAACCGATTGGGTGGAGGTTACGTTCACAGGCTCGATCCCGTTAGATTTTACAACAACAGAACTGGCTGTAATGGGTTGTTCAAGGTTTGTAAAGGCGGAAAGCATAATGGGTTCGCGTTAAGAAGCTGTTTTGATTCTTCTCACAAGAAGGCTGATCAAAAGGCTCGAGCTTTAGCTCTGTTGCATCGCCGGCTTCTACATGGCCCCAGGGAAGAACACCGCGGCGGCGGAAACACAGACCTAGCGGATGGTCGTGGAGTTGGTAATACGACGAGGCTCCAACGGAATGATAAGATTGTTGTAGCCGTTGATATAGATGAGG TTCTTGGAAACTTTGTCTCGGCCCTTAACAGGTTCATTGCGGACCGCTATTTGTCAAACCATTCAGTCTCAGAATACCATGTCTACGAGTTCTTCAAG ATATGGAACTGCTCTCGGAATGAAG CTGACATACGTGTTCATGAATTCTTTAAGACATCGTATTTCAAGAAAGGGATCCATCCTCTTCCAGGCGCCCATAACACTCTTCACAAGCTCTCAAGACATTGCGAGCTTTCAGTTGTGAC GTCCCGGCAGAATGCGATAAAGGATCACACACTTGAGTGGCTCGACATGCATTTTCCAGGACTGTTTAAACAGATTCATTTCGGGAACCATTTCGCTCTTCATGGAGAGTCTAAACCCAAGTCTGAAATCTGCAG ATCATTTGGAGCAGAGGTATTGATTGACGACAACCCGAGATATGCAGAGGAATGCGCTAACATTGGAATGAAGGTTCTCCTCTTTGACTATGAAAACTCATACCCTTGGTCTAAAACTGAGTCTGTGGATAGACATCCTCTGGTGACTAGAGTTCATGATTGGGAAGAGGTGGAGCAGCAGATTCTCTCATTGGTAGTATCAAAGTGTTGA
- the LOC103862218 gene encoding alpha-aminoadipic semialdehyde synthase, translating to MNMNSSGDEEKLGNGVVGIIAESVNKWERRTPLTPSHCARLLHGGKDRTGVSRILVQPSGKRIHHDALYEDVGCEISDDLSDCGLILGIKQPKLEMILPERAYAFFSHTHKVQEENMPLLDKILSERVTLYDYELIVGDHGRRLLAFGKYAGRAGLVDFLHGLGQRYLSLGYSTPFLSLGSSYMYSSLAAAKAAVISVGEEIASQGLPSGICPLVFVFTGTGNVSLGAQEIFKLLPHTFVEPSQLPELFLKDKWISQNGKSTKRVHQVYGCIITSQDMVEHQDPSKSFDKADYYAHPEHYNPVFHENIAPYTSVLLNCMYWEKKFPRLLSTKQIQDLAAKGCPLVGICDITCDIGGSIEFVNRATSIDSPFFRFNPANNSYCHDMDGDGVICMAVDILPTEFAKEASQHFGDILSEFVGSLASVTEAADLPGHLKRACIGYKGELTPLYEYIPRMRKSDPEYALLP from the exons ATGAATATGAACTCAAGTGGTGATGAGGAGAAGCTTGGGAATGGAGTTGTGGGGATTATAGCTGAATCAGTGAACAAATGGGAAAGAAGAACACCGTTGACACCGTCTCACTGCGCTCGTCTTTTACACGGTGGCAAAGACCGAACAGGCGTTTCCCGAATTTTGGTTCAGCCATCTGGAAAGCGTATCCATCATGATGCCTTGTACGAAGATGTCGGATGTGAAATCTCTGATGACTTGTCTGATTGTGGTCTTATACTCGGTATCAAACAACCCAAG CTTGAAATGATTCTTCCGGAGAGAGCATATGCTTTCTTTTCTCACACTCACAAGGTACAGGAAGAAAACATGCCTTTGTTAGATAAA ATATTGTCTGAGAGAGTGACGTTGTATGATTATGAGCTCATTGTTGGGGATCATGGGAGAAGATTACTGGCATTTGGTAAATATGCAGGCAGAGCTGGTCTGGTTGACTTCTTACATGGACTGGGACAGA GATATCTAAGTCTAGGATACTCAACGCCTTTCCTCTCGCTAGGTTCATCCTATATGTATTCCTCATTGGCTGCAGCAAAAGCTGCTGTGATATCTGTTGGTGAAGAGATCGCAAGTCAGGGACTGCCATCAGGAATCTGCCCTCTTGTATTTGTCTTCACCGGCACAGGAAATG TCTCTCTTGGGGCGCAAGAAATCTTCAAGCTTCTTCCTCACACTTTTGTTGAACCGAGCCAGCTTCCTGAACTATTTCTAAAA GACAAATGGATTAGCCAAAATGGAAAATCTACAAAACGTGTACATCAAGTATATGGCTGTATCATTACCAGCCAAGACATGGTTGAACATCAAGATCCATCAAAGTCCTTTGACAAA GCTGACTATTATGCACACCCGGAACACTACAATCCAGTTTTCCACGAAAACATCGCTCCCTATACATCAGTTCTTT TAAACTGTATGTACTGGGAGAAGAAATTTCCCCGTCTTCTGAGCACCAAACAGATTCAAGATTTAGCAGCAAAAGGATGTCCACTAGTGGGAATATGTGATATAACTTGTGACATCGGCGGCTCTATTGAGTTTGTTAACCGAGCTACTTCAATTGACTCCCCTTTCTTTAG GTTTAATCCTGCAAACAATTCATACTGTCATGACATGGATGGTGATGGTGTAATATGCATGGCCGTTGACATTCTACCCACAGAATTTGCAAAAGAG GCCTCCCAGCATTTTGGAGACATTCTTTCCGAGTTTGTTGGTAGTTTGGCTTCAGTGACTGAAGCTGCGGATCTACCTGGACATCTGAAGAGGGCATGCATAGGCTACAAAGGAGAGTTGACACCTTTGTATGAGTATATTCCACGTATGAGGAAGTCTGATCCAGAGTATGCCCTGCTTCCATAA